A portion of the bacterium genome contains these proteins:
- a CDS encoding Ku protein: protein MPRAIWSGHLTFGLVSIPVGLHAAVESSQEVHFRLLHRKDKAPIRYKKFCSKEDTEVPADEIVRGYETSKGRWAVVEKEELDEVQAELGEGEHTIELLQFIAADTLDPLLLERPYYLGAERGGDKAYVVLREALAESGRVGVARVYLRTRPHLAAVLPVGDVLAVVALREPGSLRTRTPFAPRRATARPNEKKMAKTLIDEMGGDFDPMAHPNRYRKAVDALVRAKPQFVLGEAETADAGTRRKGAPVVDLMEALKRSLAASAGGKRRRRASAREKAA from the coding sequence ATGCCGAGAGCCATCTGGAGCGGCCATCTCACCTTCGGTCTGGTTTCGATCCCGGTCGGCCTGCACGCTGCCGTGGAGAGCTCGCAAGAGGTCCACTTCCGGCTCCTGCACCGCAAGGACAAAGCGCCCATCCGCTACAAGAAGTTCTGCAGCAAGGAGGACACGGAGGTCCCGGCCGACGAGATCGTGCGCGGCTACGAGACCTCGAAGGGCCGCTGGGCCGTCGTCGAGAAGGAGGAGCTCGACGAGGTGCAGGCGGAGCTCGGCGAGGGCGAGCACACGATCGAGCTGCTCCAGTTCATCGCTGCCGACACGCTCGACCCCCTGCTGCTCGAGCGTCCATACTACCTCGGCGCCGAGCGCGGCGGCGACAAGGCATACGTGGTGCTGCGCGAGGCGCTCGCGGAGAGCGGCCGCGTCGGCGTCGCCCGTGTCTACCTGCGCACGCGGCCGCACCTGGCGGCGGTGCTGCCCGTCGGCGACGTGCTCGCGGTCGTGGCGCTGCGCGAGCCGGGCTCGCTGCGTACGCGCACGCCGTTCGCGCCCAGGCGCGCCACCGCACGGCCGAACGAGAAGAAGATGGCGAAGACGCTCATCGACGAGATGGGCGGCGACTTCGATCCGATGGCGCACCCGAACCGTTACCGCAAGGCGGTCGACGCGCTGGTGCGGGCGAAGCCGCAGTTCGTGCTCGGCGAGGCGGAGACCGCCGATGCCGGCACGCGCCGCAAGGGCGCCCCGGTCGTCGACCTCATGGAGGCACTGAAGCGCAGCCTCGCCGCGAGCGCGGGCGGGAAGCGCCGCCGGCGTGCGAGCGCAAGAGAGAAGGCGGCGTGA
- a CDS encoding carboxypeptidase regulatory-like domain-containing protein, translating into MTQAPAVLVVMLAATAVAAAGIEGTVALRPAQPPVDKPRYPLAATYEVGAPDPPVAVIWVEAPADAPAAAEATLAQEHYQFAPGVLAVRRGTRVAFPNRDEEYHSVFSYSKPKRFDLGRYARDETPATVTFDEPGVVQLFCEIHEHMRGTIVVVDTPWFTRSDAAGRYRLDGLPPGPHTVHVWAGDDARRTATVEVSATGTTRLDFAAP; encoded by the coding sequence ATGACCCAGGCGCCGGCGGTGCTCGTCGTGATGCTCGCGGCGACCGCCGTGGCGGCGGCCGGCATCGAGGGCACCGTCGCGCTGCGGCCCGCGCAGCCTCCCGTCGACAAGCCGCGCTACCCCCTCGCCGCCACCTACGAGGTCGGCGCGCCCGATCCGCCGGTCGCGGTGATCTGGGTCGAGGCGCCGGCCGACGCGCCCGCCGCGGCCGAGGCGACGCTCGCGCAGGAGCACTATCAGTTCGCGCCCGGCGTGCTGGCCGTGCGCCGCGGCACCCGCGTCGCCTTTCCGAACCGTGACGAGGAGTACCACAGCGTCTTCTCGTACTCGAAGCCGAAGCGCTTCGATCTCGGTCGCTACGCACGCGACGAAACGCCGGCGACGGTGACCTTCGACGAGCCGGGCGTGGTGCAGCTGTTCTGCGAGATCCACGAGCACATGCGCGGCACCATCGTCGTCGTCGACACGCCGTGGTTCACGCGCAGCGACGCCGCAGGCCGCTACCGGCTCGACGGTCTGCCGCCCGGCCCGCACACGGTGCACGTCTGGGCCGGCGACGACGCTCGGCGCACCGCCACCGTCGAGGTGTCCGCCACCGGCACGACACGCCTCGACTTCGCCGCCCCCTGA
- a CDS encoding peroxiredoxin, which translates to MAIQIGSTVPDFEQDSTAGRIKFHEWIGDTWAILFSHPKDFTPVCTTELGTAAKLKSEFDKRRCKMIAVSVDDVKSHQGWVGDIEDTQKTKMNFPILADPDRKVAGLYGMIHPEANDTLTVRSVFFIDPKKRARAMITYPASTGRNFQELLRVLDSLQLTDDHQVATPADWKDGEDCVIVPSVSDADAKAKFPKGWTALRPYLRLTPQPNK; encoded by the coding sequence ATGGCGATCCAGATCGGTAGCACCGTCCCCGACTTCGAGCAGGACTCCACCGCCGGCCGCATCAAGTTCCACGAGTGGATCGGCGACACCTGGGCCATCCTCTTCTCCCACCCGAAGGACTTCACGCCCGTGTGTACGACCGAGCTCGGCACCGCCGCGAAGCTGAAGAGCGAGTTCGACAAGCGCCGCTGCAAGATGATCGCGGTGAGCGTCGACGACGTGAAGTCGCACCAGGGCTGGGTGGGCGACATCGAGGACACCCAGAAGACGAAGATGAACTTCCCGATCCTCGCCGACCCGGATCGCAAGGTCGCGGGCCTCTACGGCATGATCCATCCGGAGGCCAACGACACCCTCACCGTGCGCTCGGTCTTCTTCATCGACCCGAAGAAGCGCGCCCGCGCGATGATCACCTACCCGGCCAGCACCGGCCGCAACTTCCAGGAGCTGCTGCGGGTGCTCGACTCGCTCCAGCTCACCGACGACCACCAGGTCGCGACCCCGGCCGATTGGAAGGACGGCGAGGACTGCGTGATCGTGCCCTCGGTCAGCGACGCCGATGCGAAGGCGAAGTTCCCGAAGGGCTGGACGGCGCTGCGTCCCTACCTGCGGCTGACGCCGCAGCCCAACAAGTGA
- a CDS encoding HAMP domain-containing protein, whose amino-acid sequence MPVLGFRLKLLLGTLVGTVVVTGAALLAAQRSVQSAYRDLFQDGFRRDVRLVAALEDARLAAVRTRCLELARSVRLVAALGENDPPLVYEIAIDELRDVLRPPAGAAARPVSFFRLLDARGALLPTLDPRAGTLAAADDAAFALARAAALADGRQTAGILVRGRGDGAVLDEVVVTPVRDPVGGKRLGALAIGFPASFESGGEVALRAAVFAGGRLFAPGLPPAWRPAVQAATETLVADAGGADTLALGGVAHRLLVAPLHPEAPFPPAYDVGLASLAPAEAAEAQLRRRILGLGGAALLVGFVLSLGLARGLGRPIDALAAAARRIRGGDLDVRVAVRTRDEVGRLGEAFNEMAAGLALKERYRRVLDVIADAAVADELLRGGTALGGEVREVTILFCDIRGFTGRTMGMAPARLVELLNAHMTALTHVVHTHGGVVDKFIGDAVMALFGAPRPHGDDARRALRAAQAMQAERARLDAATGTPMPIGIGVASGPVVAGCVGAAERLEYTVLGDAVLLAARLAAQARPGEVLLDDATRMQAASGARVEPLAPLALKGFAAPVAAFRLAACDDAAVVTP is encoded by the coding sequence GTGCCCGTCCTCGGCTTCCGCCTGAAGCTGCTGCTCGGCACGCTCGTCGGCACCGTCGTCGTCACCGGCGCCGCGCTCCTCGCCGCACAGCGCAGCGTGCAGTCGGCCTATCGCGACCTCTTCCAGGACGGGTTCCGGCGCGACGTGCGCCTCGTCGCCGCGCTCGAGGACGCGCGCCTCGCCGCCGTGCGGACGCGCTGCCTCGAGCTGGCGCGCTCGGTGCGTCTCGTCGCCGCGCTCGGCGAGAACGACCCGCCGCTCGTCTACGAGATCGCCATCGACGAGTTGCGCGACGTCCTGCGCCCACCGGCCGGCGCCGCCGCACGCCCGGTGAGCTTCTTCCGCCTGCTCGACGCCCGCGGCGCGCTGCTGCCGACGCTCGACCCGCGCGCCGGCACGCTCGCCGCCGCCGACGACGCCGCCTTCGCCCTCGCCCGTGCCGCGGCGCTCGCCGACGGCCGCCAGACCGCGGGCATCCTCGTCCGCGGTCGCGGAGACGGGGCCGTGCTCGACGAGGTGGTGGTCACACCGGTGCGCGACCCGGTCGGCGGCAAGCGTCTCGGCGCCCTGGCGATCGGCTTTCCCGCGAGCTTCGAGAGCGGCGGCGAGGTTGCGTTGCGGGCCGCCGTCTTCGCCGGCGGCCGCCTCTTCGCACCCGGCCTGCCGCCCGCGTGGCGTCCCGCCGTCCAGGCCGCCACCGAAACGCTCGTCGCCGACGCCGGCGGCGCCGACACGCTCGCGCTCGGCGGCGTCGCGCATCGCCTGCTGGTCGCCCCGCTGCATCCCGAGGCGCCCTTCCCGCCGGCCTACGACGTCGGGCTCGCCTCCCTCGCTCCGGCCGAAGCAGCCGAGGCGCAGCTGCGGCGGCGCATCCTCGGGCTCGGGGGCGCCGCGCTCCTCGTGGGCTTCGTGCTGAGCCTCGGGCTCGCGCGCGGGCTCGGCCGGCCGATCGACGCCCTCGCCGCCGCCGCCCGTCGCATCCGTGGCGGCGACCTCGACGTGCGGGTGGCGGTGCGCACGCGCGACGAGGTCGGCCGCCTGGGCGAGGCGTTCAACGAGATGGCGGCGGGCCTCGCGTTGAAGGAGCGCTACCGGCGCGTGCTCGACGTGATCGCGGATGCGGCGGTGGCCGACGAGCTGCTGCGCGGCGGCACCGCGCTCGGCGGCGAGGTGCGCGAGGTGACGATCCTCTTCTGCGACATCCGCGGCTTCACCGGCCGCACCATGGGGATGGCGCCGGCGCGCCTGGTCGAGCTGCTGAACGCCCACATGACGGCGCTCACGCACGTCGTGCATACCCACGGCGGCGTGGTCGACAAGTTCATCGGCGACGCCGTCATGGCGCTCTTCGGCGCGCCGCGGCCGCATGGCGACGACGCTCGCCGCGCGCTCCGCGCCGCGCAGGCGATGCAGGCCGAGCGGGCGCGCCTCGACGCCGCCACGGGCACGCCGATGCCGATCGGCATCGGCGTCGCCAGCGGCCCCGTCGTCGCCGGCTGCGTCGGCGCGGCCGAGCGGCTCGAGTACACCGTCCTCGGCGACGCCGTGCTCCTGGCCGCGCGCCTCGCCGCCCAGGCGCGCCCGGGCGAGGTGCTGCTCGACGACGCCACCCGCATGCAGGCCGCTTCGGGGGCGCGGGTCGAGCCGCTGGCACCGCTCGCGCTGAAGGGCTTCGCCGCACCGGTGGCGGCGTTCCGCCTGGCCGCGTGCGACGACGCGGCGGTGGTGACGCCGTGA
- a CDS encoding phytanoyl-CoA dioxygenase family protein — MTLTHLAAESAPADVAAVLARDGAVVVDHVVAPAVMDRVHAELAPFLEATAPGPDEFSGRRTRRTGALVARSAACRELVMHPLVLGTAGTLLGHATSYHLHLTQVIAIGPGEPGQMIHRDQWAFDFFPFPKGYEVQCNTIWAMSDFTAANGATRLVPGSTQLEDRRDFTEADTVPAEMAKGSVLFYTGSVYHGGGANRSDQTRYGINITYALSWLRQEENQYLSVPHDVARTLPTELLRLMGYARGAYALGYVDDLRDPIEVLRPGSATGLGDLDAALRRQESVR; from the coding sequence ATGACGCTCACCCACCTCGCCGCCGAGTCCGCCCCGGCCGACGTCGCCGCCGTCCTCGCCCGCGACGGCGCCGTCGTCGTCGACCACGTCGTCGCGCCGGCGGTGATGGACCGCGTGCACGCCGAGCTGGCGCCCTTCCTCGAGGCCACTGCGCCCGGCCCCGACGAGTTCTCCGGCCGCCGCACGCGGCGCACGGGGGCGCTCGTCGCGCGCTCGGCCGCGTGCCGCGAGCTGGTCATGCACCCGCTCGTCCTCGGCACCGCCGGCACGCTGCTCGGGCACGCGACGAGCTACCACCTGCACCTGACGCAGGTGATCGCGATCGGCCCCGGCGAGCCGGGCCAGATGATCCACCGCGACCAGTGGGCCTTCGACTTCTTCCCCTTCCCGAAGGGCTACGAGGTGCAGTGCAACACGATCTGGGCGATGAGCGACTTCACCGCCGCCAACGGCGCCACGCGTCTCGTGCCCGGCAGCACGCAGCTCGAGGACCGGCGCGACTTCACCGAGGCCGACACCGTCCCGGCCGAGATGGCGAAGGGCTCGGTGCTCTTCTACACCGGCAGCGTCTACCACGGCGGCGGCGCCAACCGCTCCGACCAGACGCGCTACGGCATCAACATCACGTACGCGCTCTCGTGGCTGCGCCAGGAGGAGAACCAGTACCTCTCGGTGCCGCACGACGTCGCGCGCACGCTGCCGACCGAGCTGCTTCGCCTCATGGGCTATGCGCGCGGCGCCTACGCGCTCGGCTACGTCGACGACCTGCGCGACCCGATCGAGGTGCTGCGCCCGGGCTCGGCGACGGGGCTCGGCGACCTCGACGCCGCCCTGCGCCGGCAGGAGAGCGTTCGGTAG
- a CDS encoding acetyl-CoA hydrolase/transferase family protein: MGRTPRELSPADAAALLRPRDTVACGFVSAQPVGILEALGARDDLVDVVLFTGLLGAPYAFLQRPGVRVLSGFFGPVERMARAAGAAVEYLAADFHGLERLALRLRPRVVLAVTTPPDAGGWLSFGAHAGASTTAFCEAARDPDRLAVAELNAHMPRVAGLPEHGDNRIHVSEVDAVVRHDAPLFALPPTSASPEEHAIAAEVAAHVAPGSTLQFGIGAIPDEIASLLASGPLDDLGVHTEMLSDGVMDLHRAGKVTNRKGLYDGVSIATFALGTSALYAWLDGNPDVRMLPVGAVNDPALMRRLRRFVSVNGALAVDLRGQVAADHVGGRQYSGVGGHESFVLGAAEAPGGQSFICLRSTATVHGERVSTIVPRLGADTTVTTPRHHVQWVVTEHGAVDLSVLGDRARAEALIRVAHPDFRDELRAAIG, from the coding sequence GTGGGACGCACGCCCCGGGAGCTGTCGCCCGCCGACGCCGCCGCGCTCCTGCGGCCGCGCGACACCGTGGCCTGCGGCTTCGTGAGCGCGCAGCCGGTCGGCATCCTCGAGGCGCTCGGGGCGCGCGACGACCTGGTCGACGTCGTCCTCTTCACCGGCCTCCTCGGCGCGCCGTACGCCTTCCTGCAGCGGCCGGGCGTGCGCGTCCTGAGCGGCTTCTTCGGTCCCGTCGAGCGCATGGCGCGGGCGGCGGGCGCGGCGGTCGAGTACCTGGCCGCCGACTTCCACGGCCTCGAGCGTCTGGCGCTGCGGCTGCGTCCGCGCGTGGTCCTCGCCGTGACGACGCCGCCCGACGCCGGTGGATGGCTGTCGTTCGGAGCCCATGCGGGCGCCAGCACCACGGCGTTCTGCGAGGCGGCGCGCGATCCCGACCGGCTCGCCGTGGCCGAGCTGAACGCACACATGCCGCGCGTGGCCGGGCTGCCCGAGCACGGCGACAACCGCATCCACGTCTCGGAGGTCGACGCCGTGGTGCGCCACGACGCGCCCCTCTTCGCGCTGCCGCCGACGAGCGCCAGCCCCGAGGAGCACGCGATCGCCGCCGAGGTGGCCGCGCACGTGGCGCCGGGCTCGACGCTCCAGTTCGGCATCGGCGCGATCCCGGACGAGATCGCCTCCCTGCTCGCGTCCGGGCCGCTGGACGACCTCGGCGTCCACACGGAGATGCTCTCGGACGGCGTCATGGACCTGCATCGGGCGGGCAAGGTGACCAACCGCAAGGGGCTCTACGACGGCGTCAGCATCGCCACCTTCGCGCTCGGCACGAGCGCGCTCTACGCCTGGCTCGACGGCAACCCCGACGTCCGCATGCTGCCGGTCGGCGCGGTCAACGACCCGGCGCTGATGCGCCGGCTGCGCCGCTTCGTGAGCGTCAACGGGGCGCTCGCCGTCGATCTGCGCGGGCAGGTCGCCGCCGACCACGTCGGCGGGCGGCAATACTCGGGCGTGGGCGGGCACGAGTCGTTCGTGCTCGGCGCCGCGGAGGCCCCGGGCGGGCAGAGCTTCATCTGCCTGCGCTCGACGGCGACGGTCCACGGCGAGCGCGTCTCCACGATCGTGCCCCGGCTCGGCGCCGACACGACGGTCACCACGCCGCGCCACCACGTCCAGTGGGTCGTCACCGAGCACGGCGCCGTCGACCTCTCGGTGCTGGGCGATCGCGCGCGCGCCGAGGCGCTGATCCGCGTCGCCCATCCGGACTTCCGCGACGAGCTGCGGGCGGCGATCGGGTAG
- a CDS encoding helix-turn-helix transcriptional regulator, whose product MREMLGLTQDQLGRIAGVSQGAVSRLEMGVGLATPFLVVVKVQRALQRLLGRIDAAMLSDEARRLLADDSQVAHLAREGVPPDFPLFGDPGLEELVRTYQGLSPARREQFLAVVRAAALAFRDTSSLLPPSTRGRA is encoded by the coding sequence ATGCGGGAGATGCTCGGCCTCACGCAGGACCAGCTCGGCCGCATCGCGGGGGTGAGCCAGGGCGCGGTGAGCCGGCTCGAGATGGGCGTCGGACTCGCGACGCCGTTCCTGGTGGTGGTGAAGGTGCAGCGGGCGCTCCAGCGGCTGCTCGGTCGCATCGACGCGGCCATGCTCTCCGACGAGGCGCGCCGGCTGCTCGCCGACGACTCCCAGGTCGCTCACCTCGCCCGGGAAGGGGTTCCGCCGGACTTCCCGCTCTTCGGCGACCCCGGCCTCGAGGAGCTGGTGCGGACCTACCAGGGGCTCTCCCCGGCGCGGCGCGAGCAGTTTCTCGCCGTCGTGCGCGCGGCCGCGCTGGCCTTCCGCGACACCTCGAGCCTTCTCCCGCCCTCGACGCGCGGGCGCGCCTGA
- the hisS gene encoding histidine--tRNA ligase has translation MAEPIPPLSGFPEWLPAQRLAEQLLLDRIRHRFELAGFVSIETRAVEPLKVLLAKGETDKEVYVLRRLHAEPGEDTDLGLHFDLTVPFARYVAQHRGQLTFPIRRYQIQKAWRGERPQEGRYREFTQADVDVIGDGRLGIHHDAELIRLLAEVLAALPIPPVRLLVNHRKLLEGAYRAMGIEAVTDVLRAADKLDKIGERGVRELLTASLGLTDAVAERCLALARIRGDAPAVAAGLRALGLAHPLIDAGLADLGAILAASADLPEGRLVADLRIARGLDYYTGMVCEGQLVGHEQLGSVCSGGRYDDLASGMGVDATMPGVGVSIGVTRLVGRLFAKQLLHADRATPSCVLVALVSDETRDVSQQVARRLRARDIACEVFDRPIKLGKQIRQAEQRGIPFVWFPPMEPGAAHGVRDIRSGAQVDADPDAWEPPVEDRTPRLVGA, from the coding sequence ATGGCCGAGCCGATCCCGCCGCTGAGCGGCTTTCCCGAGTGGCTGCCCGCGCAGCGGCTGGCGGAGCAGCTGCTCCTCGACCGGATCCGGCATCGGTTCGAGCTCGCCGGCTTCGTCTCGATCGAGACCCGCGCCGTCGAGCCGCTGAAGGTGCTGCTCGCCAAGGGGGAGACGGACAAGGAGGTGTACGTCCTCCGCCGCCTCCACGCCGAGCCCGGCGAGGACACCGACCTCGGGCTGCACTTCGATCTGACCGTGCCCTTCGCCCGCTACGTCGCCCAGCACCGCGGCCAGCTGACCTTCCCGATCCGCCGCTATCAGATCCAGAAGGCGTGGCGCGGCGAGCGTCCCCAGGAGGGCCGCTACCGCGAGTTCACCCAGGCCGACGTCGACGTCATCGGCGACGGCCGGCTCGGCATCCACCACGACGCCGAGCTGATCCGCCTGCTCGCCGAGGTTCTCGCCGCCCTCCCCATCCCCCCGGTCCGCCTGCTCGTGAACCACCGCAAGCTGCTCGAAGGCGCCTACCGGGCGATGGGGATCGAGGCGGTGACCGACGTCCTGCGCGCTGCCGACAAGCTCGACAAGATCGGCGAGCGCGGCGTTCGCGAGCTGCTGACGGCGAGCCTCGGACTGACGGACGCCGTCGCCGAGCGCTGCCTCGCGCTCGCCCGCATCCGCGGCGACGCCCCGGCGGTTGCCGCCGGGCTCCGCGCCCTGGGCCTCGCCCACCCGCTCATCGACGCCGGCCTCGCCGACCTCGGCGCGATCCTCGCGGCGAGCGCCGACCTGCCGGAGGGCCGTCTGGTCGCCGACCTGCGCATCGCGCGCGGCCTCGACTACTACACCGGCATGGTCTGCGAGGGGCAGCTCGTCGGCCACGAGCAGCTCGGCTCGGTGTGCTCGGGCGGCCGCTACGACGATCTCGCCTCGGGCATGGGCGTCGACGCCACGATGCCCGGCGTCGGCGTGTCGATCGGCGTCACGCGCCTCGTCGGCCGGCTGTTCGCGAAGCAGCTGCTGCACGCCGACCGCGCCACCCCGAGCTGCGTGCTGGTCGCGCTGGTCTCCGACGAGACCCGCGACGTGTCGCAGCAGGTCGCGCGCCGGCTGCGCGCGCGCGACATCGCCTGCGAGGTCTTCGACCGGCCGATCAAGCTCGGAAAGCAGATTCGCCAGGCCGAGCAGCGCGGCATCCCGTTCGTGTGGTTCCCGCCCATGGAGCCCGGCGCCGCCCACGGCGTGCGCGACATTCGCAGCGGCGCACAGGTCGACGCCGACCCCGACGCCTGGGAGCCGCCCGTCGAGGACCGCACGCCGCGGCTCGTGGGAGCATGA
- a CDS encoding thioesterase family protein encodes MEPHDLSCDTAVTRLAAAPGWYTADLPNAWDFRTPSGGVLMTVAMRAMQAELGEPDLVPLSANTHFCSPVPAGPLEIRVEVLRRGNVAAQVRCALSSTTMPGPGLEVSATFGRARPGVDVLDAEFPPVAMPGDGMPIVPGVRDFRPRFLENFECRLALGSAWWTREWAAGPARMGRWFRYHLPPRLADGRFDPLAIPPIADTMPPALVQRLGPDAPPFHAPSLDLTVHFLEDTPSEWLLTWVHARRARAGWATADCEIWDDRKRLVAIATQMMMIRRRPEDVAGPNW; translated from the coding sequence ATGGAGCCCCACGACCTTTCGTGCGACACCGCGGTCACGCGCCTCGCCGCCGCCCCGGGCTGGTACACCGCCGATCTCCCGAACGCGTGGGACTTCCGTACGCCGTCGGGCGGCGTCCTCATGACCGTCGCCATGCGCGCCATGCAGGCGGAGCTGGGAGAGCCGGACCTGGTCCCGCTGTCGGCGAACACGCACTTCTGCTCGCCGGTGCCGGCGGGGCCGCTCGAGATCCGCGTCGAGGTGCTGCGCCGGGGCAACGTCGCCGCGCAGGTCCGCTGCGCGCTCTCGTCGACGACCATGCCGGGCCCGGGCCTCGAGGTGAGCGCGACGTTCGGGCGCGCGCGCCCCGGCGTCGACGTGCTCGACGCCGAGTTCCCGCCCGTCGCGATGCCGGGCGACGGCATGCCGATCGTCCCCGGCGTGCGCGACTTCCGGCCGCGTTTCCTCGAGAACTTCGAATGCCGCCTCGCGCTCGGCTCGGCCTGGTGGACGCGCGAGTGGGCGGCGGGGCCGGCGCGCATGGGACGCTGGTTCCGCTACCACCTGCCGCCGCGGCTCGCCGACGGGCGCTTCGATCCGCTCGCCATCCCGCCCATCGCCGACACCATGCCGCCGGCGCTCGTGCAGCGCCTCGGACCCGACGCGCCGCCGTTCCACGCGCCGAGCCTCGATCTCACCGTCCACTTCCTCGAGGACACGCCGAGCGAGTGGCTGCTCACCTGGGTGCACGCGCGTCGGGCGCGCGCCGGCTGGGCCACGGCCGACTGCGAGATCTGGGACGACCGCAAGCGCCTCGTCGCCATCGCCACGCAGATGATGATGATCCGCCGTCGCCCGGAGGACGTCGCCGGCCCGAACTGGTAG
- a CDS encoding DUF748 domain-containing protein → MSAGRHIRWRRWVVRGLGALVVVVALLVVGLQLVDEPLRREMERRLNAALTGYTVTIQNLDLQPFALAIELEGVTVVQDARPSPPVVYLPRWKTSLQWKALLSGAVVADAEFDAPRLYLTRSQAEAEAADDTPAADRGWQDAVTSVHPLKINEVVVRDGALTYWDGKQDPVKLTDLDLDIDNIRNVRSAAGRYPSPVTASMRVAGGRIAFDGHADLLAKPAPVARGDLTARDVGLAPLAPSVRPFGVVLDGGRLGADVTIEYATAKTVVDVRDVTVDGAKVDYVQATAKDEERLDAAKRAATVAEAAPPVQIDVQQARLRGATLGFADHTVEPPFRLFVAGTDVTVKGFSNRKSDRKGTASLRGRFMDSGPLSIDATFASGAKRPEFTLALRLERVDLVRLNDLLRARADLDVNRGEMSFYTELAVRDGRVEGYAKPLFADLDIYDSEQDADDSIFQKAWEAMAGAAATVLQNRPRDEVATRADLSGPVEDPNASTFQIVVGLLRNAFFNAILPGLDPERRQGDRGTGGASHG, encoded by the coding sequence GTGAGCGCAGGACGGCACATCCGCTGGCGGCGCTGGGTCGTGCGCGGACTCGGCGCGCTGGTCGTCGTGGTGGCCCTCCTCGTCGTGGGGCTCCAGCTCGTCGACGAGCCGCTGCGGCGCGAGATGGAGCGGCGGCTGAACGCCGCCCTTACGGGGTACACGGTCACGATCCAGAACCTCGACCTGCAGCCGTTCGCGCTCGCGATCGAGCTCGAGGGCGTGACCGTCGTCCAGGACGCGCGCCCGTCGCCGCCCGTCGTCTACCTGCCGCGCTGGAAGACGAGCCTGCAGTGGAAGGCGCTGCTCTCCGGCGCCGTCGTCGCCGACGCCGAGTTCGACGCCCCGCGCCTGTACCTCACGCGCAGCCAAGCCGAAGCGGAGGCGGCGGACGACACGCCGGCGGCGGACCGGGGCTGGCAGGACGCGGTCACCTCCGTGCATCCGCTGAAGATCAACGAGGTCGTGGTGCGCGACGGCGCGCTCACCTACTGGGACGGCAAGCAGGATCCGGTGAAGCTCACCGACCTCGACCTCGACATCGACAACATCCGCAATGTGCGCTCGGCCGCGGGTCGGTACCCGTCGCCGGTGACGGCGAGCATGCGCGTGGCCGGCGGCCGGATCGCCTTCGACGGCCACGCCGATCTCCTCGCCAAGCCGGCTCCGGTGGCGCGCGGCGACCTGACGGCACGCGACGTCGGCCTTGCACCGCTGGCGCCGAGCGTGCGCCCGTTCGGTGTCGTGCTCGACGGCGGCAGGCTCGGCGCGGACGTCACGATCGAGTACGCGACGGCGAAGACGGTGGTCGACGTGCGGGACGTCACCGTCGACGGCGCGAAGGTCGACTACGTGCAGGCGACCGCCAAGGACGAGGAGCGGCTCGACGCCGCGAAGCGCGCCGCGACCGTCGCCGAGGCGGCGCCGCCGGTACAGATCGACGTGCAGCAGGCCCGCCTGCGCGGCGCGACGCTCGGCTTCGCCGATCACACCGTGGAGCCGCCGTTCCGCCTCTTCGTCGCGGGCACCGACGTCACGGTGAAGGGCTTCAGCAACCGGAAGTCCGACCGTAAGGGAACGGCGAGCCTGCGCGGGCGCTTCATGGACAGCGGGCCGCTGTCGATCGACGCCACCTTCGCGTCGGGTGCGAAGCGCCCCGAGTTCACGCTCGCGCTGCGCCTCGAGCGCGTCGATCTGGTGCGGCTGAACGACCTCCTGCGGGCGCGCGCCGACCTCGACGTGAACCGCGGCGAGATGTCCTTCTACACCGAGCTCGCGGTCCGCGACGGCCGCGTGGAAGGGTACGCGAAGCCGCTGTTCGCCGACCTCGACATCTACGACTCCGAGCAGGACGCGGACGACAGCATCTTCCAGAAGGCGTGGGAGGCGATGGCGGGAGCCGCCGCGACCGTGCTCCAGAACCGGCCGCGCGACGAGGTGGCGACGCGCGCCGACCTCTCCGGCCCGGTCGAGGATCCGAACGCGAGCACCTTCCAGATCGTCGTCGGCCTGCTCCGCAACGCCTTCTTCAACGCCATCCTGCCGGGTCTCGATCCCGAGCGACGGCAGGGCGATCGCGGCACGGGAGGCGCGTCGCACGGCTGA
- a CDS encoding universal stress protein has protein sequence MASRLFRRILVPHDFSDAATRALREAAQLAADHGGRLTVLHVVVPFYVPTDLPLGLAADSMPAPATFVPELRKRLESAVAKVIGTDGPPATVRVEIGNAAERILDAARRADCVVMATHGRTGLAHLFMGSVAEKVIRHAPAPVLVLRVPPSKKKR, from the coding sequence ATGGCTTCCCGACTCTTCCGGCGCATCCTGGTTCCGCACGATTTCTCCGACGCCGCGACGCGCGCCCTGCGCGAAGCCGCGCAGCTCGCGGCCGATCACGGCGGCCGGCTCACGGTGTTGCACGTCGTGGTGCCGTTCTACGTCCCGACCGACCTGCCGCTCGGGCTGGCGGCCGACAGCATGCCCGCTCCGGCCACGTTCGTACCCGAGCTGCGCAAGCGGCTCGAGTCGGCGGTCGCCAAGGTCATCGGCACGGACGGACCGCCGGCCACCGTCCGGGTCGAGATCGGCAACGCCGCCGAGCGCATCCTCGACGCCGCACGACGCGCCGACTGCGTCGTCATGGCGACCCACGGCCGCACCGGTCTCGCCCACCTCTTCATGGGCAGCGTCGCGGAGAAGGTGATCCGCCACGCCCCCGCCCCCGTCCTCGTGCTGCGGGTTCCGCCGTCGAAGAAGAAGCGCTGA